The genome window GGTAGAGGTCGGTGGTGTTTTGTGGACCCAAGGTCAGAGTGGAATAGAGGCCTGTAAGCACCGGTCGAATCGGCTTGCCATCCGCCACCCCAACGCGTCCCACAAACAGGTCGGTGCTGGCGCCACGCCGTTCGTAGCGTAGTCGGATGGCATCAAAAGAGCGTGAGATGTTGTTCCAGTTATCGTCGTCCAGCAGGCGGTGCACACCATAGGCCAGAATCTGGCGCCCTACGCGTACGCTCCAGGGGCCATAGCGCTTTTCCACGTACCCTTGATACAGCTCCGCCACACTCTGAACTCGCCAGTGGCTGCCCACCAGCTGTTCGCTTTCCCGGTGCTGCGGTTGCACAAAGAGGCTTAGACCAGAGCTGTCGTGCCATGCAAAGCCTAACCGTAGTCGGCTAAGCCACTCTTGCGGCGCCGAAGTGCTGCCAATCGAGGGGGCATTTGCTTGCGAGCCATCGTGCCGAATCCGCCATTCGGGCTGAAAGGAAAAAGGGGTGGAGGTTTGGGCGGGCACCATTTGCCCGGCTGCCAGAAGGGCCGACAACAGGCCGGCCCCTATAAGGGGTTTCTGTTTCGCGATATGCATCTCTCTCCTAAAAAAATAAAGAAATCGGTAACATCGCTCCCTCGTTTCTGAAGCCTAATGCCGCGGTCTCTACGAGGTTGGAAAAGGAACAGGCAGGCAAGGAGAGTGGGGAGCTTTTGCGCTCTTTCCATCGCAGGTCAAACTTCGCCCTGCGGGAAGGAGCCATTTTATTCTGGCATCCAAATTATTAAGGGAATGTTAAGGCGGCCATGAAAGCGCGTTGAAAGCAAAGAAGGTTCGACTTTTGCAGCCTTCAGCGGTAGACAACGAATCGGCATGCTTTCAAAACGGAAGAAAGAATCGGGCGAGCAAGTGCGAATCTATTTATTTCATATCTTTTACATCCGTTTCTGGTCTTGTCCAACGCCGCATTTTCCAGTTTTGCCTGCCGTGACGGTATTTCCTTACTAGTGGGCAGCACGAAAAAGCCTTTAAGGCAGCAAGCAAGGAGATGCACATCCATGCGCCCTAGGAAATCTTTGGAGCCGCCGCAATGGCCGCAAAGACCTTCTATCCCTTATCGGGCGTCGCTGGCTCTCTCGCTAAAACTGATCACCCCCCTGTTTGGGGGCGGCTACGAGGCCGGCGAAGTGGACAAGGACTGCCCCGTGCGCGCGGCCACTATTCGAGGGCATCTGCGCTTTGGGTGGCGTGCGATCTACGAAGCTCAATACGATAGCCCCAAGGCGCTGTTTGAAGCCGAAGAGGGGATTTGGGCAGCACCAACCGACCCAGTGCCCTCGCTCTTAAAGCGGAGGTTACTCAGGAGGGTATGCCTATTCCCTACTCTAAGCTTAAAGATGGCCATCGCCCTTTAGCCTATTTTCTTTTTCCTTTTCAAGGGAGCTCAAAAGATCAGCAGAAAGAGGGATATCAAGATATCGCCTTCGATCTCACCCTCGAATTTCCCTCGGTACGTCAGCAAGCCACCGAGCGCACTATCAAAGCCTGGATCGCCTTTGGAGGCGTGGGGGCGCGCACCCGTCGCGGCTGCGGAGCGTTACAGGTTACTGAGGATGCGGCTAGGTGGTGTATGCCGGCTCAGCCTGAAGGCCGATCGAGTTGGCTGAACGACCTGGTTCCAAGCTCTGTCAGCCGGCCTTCTGCCCCTCGAATGTCGGTGCTTCATGGCGCTGAATGCGTTATAGGGATGCCACAAGGGGATGCATTGGACGTATGGGAAAAGCAGGCCGACTTTTGGCAGAGGTTTCGGAAAGGGTATATAGGGGAAAAAGGGAGGAGTATAGGCCTCAAAAGTCGGGTTTATGGAAAGACTATACTAGCCTTTCCGAGACTTTACCCTTGCAAGGTGCCTCCCTGTCTCTTGTAAAACCTTTTCTCGGTCTTCCAATTCTTTTTCAAAAGACCCCCACGTATCGCCGCGCTAACCGAGCGTTTTTTATTGGTGAGCTCCTTCCTGAAGATTCCCGCCGCATGGCCTCGCCCATTGTTCTCAAACCTATTGCCCTGGCCGAGGAGAAAGTCTGCCCCTGCGTTCTAAGGCTTTCCGCACCTCCGCCTAAGAAGCTAAAGGCAACAAGAGATAAAGTTATCCGTCAAGGCCAATCTGATAAAGAGGTGGTTGACGAGTTTGTCTTGCAGATGCCCACCCCAGAGACGGAGCCCTTGTTGCGTACGGCAAATCCCCATGGGGAGGAAGAGAATATCGATCTCTATGGTGTGGTGATAAAGGAAGCAAAGGAGGTCTTCGAGGACTCTTGGGTCTACTCACTCGGTACATCGGGGGGTGATCCTCATGCGTAATCTGCTGACTATCTCCATTGGGCCCGTGCAGGAGTTCATCGCGGCGGCGCGAAAAACGGCCGACCTTCAAGCCGGATCGAACCTACGACAACGCCTTGCCTGTGAGGCGGCCAACTATGTGAGCCGTTATGGCGAGCTCGTCTTTCCATCCGATGCAGCGGAGGGTGGGGCCAATAAAATTCTTGTTCTCCTTCACGAAAACGAAGACCCCAAAGTGGTGGCGCGGGAGTGCCATAAGTGCCTGAAGGAGAGTCTGATGAAGTGTTGGCAGACCGTGCTGGAGAAGCTGTCGGAGAAAGCCGTGGGCAAGGAGCTTGGCAATAACCAGATCAAAAACTTTGTGGAGTTCTATGCCGCCTGGATGCCACTGGAAGACGAGGCCTCCTATACCACTGCACGCAAAGATCTGGAGCGTCTGTTGGCCGGGCGTAAAGCCCTGC of Chthonomonas calidirosea T49 contains these proteins:
- a CDS encoding RAMP superfamily CRISPR-associated protein, with the protein product MRPRKSLEPPQWPQRPSIPYRASLALSLKLITPLFGGGYEAGEVDKDCPVRAATIRGHLRFGWRAIYEAQYDSPKALFEAEEGIWAAPTDPVPSLLKRRLLRRVCLFPTLSLKMAIAL
- a CDS encoding type III-B CRISPR-associated protein Cas10/Cmr2 — its product is MRNLLTISIGPVQEFIAAARKTADLQAGSNLRQRLACEAANYVSRYGELVFPSDAAEGGANKILVLLHENEDPKVVARECHKCLKESLMKCWQTVLEKLSEKAVGKELGNNQIKNFVEFYAAWMPLEDEASYTTARKDLERLLAGRKALRDFKQPLSYPDRFKSPFDPSRDTVIRDHDSLKKPLKLKESEYLDAISLMKRSIGLHPDILDSCFPTRRKHEMVATFQKQDQHSRPQSDASNVPSTSEMAFRSLERRVRDAARPSAGLHSPSFRQDAQNRRA